ACCTGATGGGGCCATGGCGGCCTTTGCCGAGGCCCTGCCGATCGCGGCGATTGACGGCAATGTGCCTGACCAGCCGGGGCAGTCGTCCCCCCTGTCAGGCCATGCGGTCATTGCCAGCATCGAGGCGGCCGTGGCAGCGACGCTCAGGGGCAGTTGCCGCGCGCTGGTAACCGGGCCCATCCACAAGTCAGCCCTCTACCAGGCCGGCTTCAAGCATCCTGGCCATACCGAATTCCTGGCGGCGCTCTGCGCCCAGGGCGGCAAACCAAAGCTGCCGGTGATGATGCTGGCGCATGGCGGGCTGCGCGCGGTGCCGGTGACCATCCACGTGCCGATCCGCGATGTGCCGGACCTCCTGACCAAGGCGCTGATCGTGGAGACAGTGCGGGTGGTAGCCCATGACCTGCGGCAGCGCTTCGGCATTGCCAATCCACAGATCGCGGTAGCCGGCCTCAACCCGCATGCGGGCGAAGGCGGCAGCATTGGCCGCGAGGACCTCGAGATCGTCGGACCGGCCGTGTCGCAATTGCAGTTCGAGGGCCTGGGGGTCACAGGGCCAGTGCCGGCCGATACCCTGTTCTACCCGCCGCACTGGGCGCAATACGACGCCGTGGTGGCCATGTATCACGACCAGGCGCTGATCCCGATCAAGACGGTGGCCTTCGAGGATGCCGTCAACGTGACGCTGGGCCTGCCCATCGTGCGCACCTCGCCCGACCATGGCACGGCCTTCGACCTGGCCGGCACCGGGCGGGCCTCCCCCAAGAGTTTTCTCGCCGCCATCGAACTGGCGGACGCAATGACGGCGAACCAATGAGCCAAATCGACAATCTGCCGCCGCTGCGCGAAGTCATCGCGGAACACGGGCTGCGCGCCAAGAAGGAGCTGGGGCAGAACTTCCTGCTCGACCTCAATCTGACGGCGCGGATCGCGCGCGTGGGCGGCTCGCTGGAGGGCGTGCGCGTCATCGAGGTGGGTCCGGGCCCGGGCGGCCTGACCCGGGCGCTACTGGCCGAGGGCGCGCGCGAAGTGATTGCCATCGAGCGCGATGCAAGGGCCCTGCCCGCGCTGGCGCAGATCGCCGAGGCCTATCCGGGCCGGCTGACAGTGATCAGCGGCGATGCGCTGGAGATGGACTACCGGACGCTGGCGGATGGCCCGACGCGGATCATTGCCAACCTGCCCTACAATATCGCCACGCCGCTGCTGACAGGCTGGCTGACGCTGGACCCCTGGCCATCGTTTTTCGAGAGCCTCACGCTGATGTTCCAGCGCGAAGTGGCCGAGCGCATCTGCGCGCAGCCCAGCGAGGATCCCTATGGAAGGCTCGGCGTGCTGGCGGGCTGGCGCAGTGATGCGCGCATGGCCTTCAATGTCAGCCGCGAGGCCTTCGTGCCCTCCCCCAATGTCACCTCGACCGTGGTGCACCTGGTGCCCAAGGCGGTCGATGCGGACATTGCGGTCAAGCATGTCGAGCAGATCACCAAGGCGGCCTTCGGCCAGCGGCGCAAGATGGTGCGGCAGAGCCTGAAAGCCACCGGCGTGCCGGTGGAGGGGCTGCTGGCGGCGGCCGGCATTACCGGCAGCGAGCGGGCTGAAGACCTGCCGATCGCGGTTTTCCTGGCGATGGCGCGCGCCCTGCCCGAACTGCGGCGGGCGCAGGGCCAGGGCTGACCCATCGATTCAAGGGCCTGTCAGAGAGAATCGATCTGGTTCTGCAAGTCCTTGACGAAGCTGTTCAAATTGATCTGACGCTCCCGTTCGAGGCGCGCTGAGACCAAAATTGAGCGGACGCGCTGGGTCGAGGCTTCGAGGTCTTCGTTGACGATGACATAGTCATATTCGGCGAAGTGTTCCATCTCGATGCGGGCATTGCGCAGCCGTGTCTCGATGGTGCCGACGCTGTCCTGGGCGCGGCGTTCCAGCCGAGCGCGCAATTCCTTGATCGAGGGGGGCAGGATGAACACGGTCACCATGTCCTTGCGGCTGTTGCGATAGAGCTGCAGCGTGCCCTGATAATCGACATCGAACAGGATGTCGTTGCCGGCAGCCAGTTGCTCTTCGACATGGGCCCGCGGCGTGCCGTAGAAATTGCCATGCACTTCCGCCGATTCCAGCATTTCGCCATCGGCCTGCATACGCTTGAAGGTGGCGACGTCCACGAAGTGATAGTGCTTGCCATCGACCTCGTCGGTTCGGCGCGCCCGAGTGGTGGCTGAGACCGAGAGGCGAATATTGGGATCGGCACCGAACAGGGCGCGGGAAATAGACGACTTGCCGGCGCCCGAAGGCGAGGCAATCACCAGCATGACGCCACGACGCTGAAACTCCATCAGCCAATTCCTATTCGATGTTCTGCACTTGCTCGCGTAGTTGATCGATCGCCGCCTTGAGGTCAAGACCGATGGCGGTCAGCTCCACCGCATTGGATTTGCTGCACAGGGTATTGGCTTCGCGGTTGAATTCCTGGGACAGGAAATCGAGCCGCCGCCCGACGGCACCGCCCCCGGCAATCAGCTGGCGGGCGCTGGCAAGATGGGCCGCCAGCCGGTCGAGCTCTTCGCGAATGTCGGCCTTGGTGGCGAGCAGCAGCGCCTCCTGCGCCAGCCGGTCCTCGGACAGGCTGACGTCAACGGCAAGATCGGCAATCTGCTGGCGGAGCCGGGCCATAATGACTTCGCGGCTGCGGGCAGGATGGGTTTCGGCTTGAGCGATCAGCGCCTCGATCTCAGCCAGGCGATCGAGCAGGACGATGGCGATGCGGTTACCCTCCTGGCGCCGGGCCAGCACGAGATCGACAAGGGCCCGGGATACGGCGTCCATGATGGCGATGCCAAGACTGTCTTCGGCGGCAGCGGTGAGCGGCTGATCGCGCTGCTCAAGCACGCCCGGCAGGGCCAGGATGCCATCGAGGCTGGGCGGGGCGGCCACAAGCCTGCTCCCCAGTTCGGCGATAGCCGCCAGTACGGTATCCAAAGCCTGCTGGTTGAGACGGACATGGCCGCCGGCGCCTTCGCGCTCAATGGCCAGATTGCAGGTGATGGAGCCGCGCGAGACCATCTTGCTGATCAGCTGGCGGATCTCGCTCTCGAGGGCGTCAAAGCCGGGTGGCAGGCGCATGCGGACGTCAAGGCCGCGCGAATTCACCGACTTGATCTCGCAGGTGAAACTGGCACCCTGCACCGCGCCGGTGGCGCGGGCATAGCCCGTCATACTGGCCAGGGCGTGGCTCACTGGGCAGCCGGCGCGTCGGCCTCTTCCCCGGCCTCTTCATCCTCCAGCGCCTGACGCGCCGCCTCGGCCTCGTCGGCCAGCTTGCGGTACTGGGCGACGTTCTGGCGGTGCTCGGCATAGGTCTCGGCAAAAACATGGCCTTCGCTGGGCGAGGCACCCTTGGCCACGAAGTAGAGATAGTCGTGGCTATCGGGATTGGCCACGGCCTGAAGCGCCTCGATGCCGGGATTGGCGATGGGCGTGGGGGGGAGACCATCGATCTGGTAGGTGTTGTACTCGGTCTGGGCCTCGATCTCGGAACGGCGCAGGCCGCGGCCGAGCGGCGCCTCACCCTTGGTAATGCCATAGATGATGGTGGGATCGGACTGCAGGCGCATGCCTTCGCGCAGGCGATTGACGAAGACCGCGGCAACCTGGGGGCGCTCGGTGGCCACGCCGGTCTCGCGCTCGACAATGGAGGCAAGGACCAGCAGCTCTTCGGGCGTTTCGATGGGGAGGTCAGCCTGGCGGCTGGCCCAGACTTCTGCCAGGGCCGTGGTCATGGCCGCCTGCATGCGGTCGATAACGGACTGGCGGGTATCGCCGGGGACGTAATCATAGCTGCCGGGCAGGACGGAACCTTCGGGCGGCAGGCTGGCCACTTCGCCGATCAGGTTCTCATTGGCGTTGACGCGCTGCAGCACTTCGAAGGTGGACCAGCCTTCGGGGATGGTCACGGCATAGCGGATCGGATTGCCCTCGGTGAGCTCGATGAGGATATCGTCCATGCTGGCACCGGGCGGAATGCGGAAATCGCCGGCCTTGAGCGCCGCGGCACGTTCGAGCGCGCGACCGCCGAGCTGAAAGATGTAGCGGTTGGAAATCAGCCCCTGTTCTTCAAGGCGCGTGGCGATCGAGCCCAGACCGGAGCCAGATTCGACGCGGAAAACCGTCTCCTCGCCCAGCGGGCCATCGCCATAGAACTGGGAGGCGCCATAGAGAAAGGCGCCGCCGGCCAGCAGCAGGCCGAGCACCAGCAGGGTCAGCAGGCCATTGAGGATGTCGACAAAGCCGTTGCGCGAACGGCGGCGCGGACGCCGGGCCTTTGAATCATTCATGGTGCAATTCAACCTTGCTGCGCGATCGCGCCAGCGGCGCGTAAATGGGGATGCAAATCAGCGGCGCGCCGCGACAGCATGGCGGTCATTGTCGGCAGGACGCGTGGCAAAAACAAGAGGCACATCGCGTCTGGCGTGACGCGCTGGTGTTGAAAAATCAGTGAACCTTGCGCATGACCAGGGTCGCATTGGTGCCGCCAAAGCCGAAGCTGTTGGAGAGCGCCACGTTGATTTCCTTCTTGAATGCCGTCTTGGGCACCAGATTGATCACCGTCTCGACCGAGGGATTGTCCAGATTGAGGGTCGGCGGCGCGATATTGTCGCGCATGGCCAGCAGCGAGAAGATGGCCTCGACCGAGCCGGCGGCGCCCAGCAGGTGGCCGACGGCCGACTTGGTGGAGCTCATGGCCACGTTCGGCGCGGCATCGCCCAGCATGCGGGTCACCGAACCCAGTTCGATCTCGTCGCCCAGCGGCGTCGAGGTACCATGGGCGTTGATATAGTCGATATCGGCAGGGGTGATGCCGGCGCGCTTGATGGCGGCCTGCATGCAGCGGAAGCCGCCGTCGCCATCCTCGGAGGGCGCTGTAATGTGATAGGCATCGCCCGACAGGCCATAGCCGATGATTTCGCCATAGATCTTGGCGCCACGGGCCTTGGCGCGCTCGTAGTCTTCCAGCACGACAATGCCGGCACCCTCGCCCATGACGAAGCCGTCGCGATCCTTGTCATAGGGGCGCGAGGCGGCGGTGGGATTGTCGTTGAAGCCGGTGGAGAGCGCCCGGCAGGCGGCAAAACCGGCCAGGGCCAGGCGATTGACGCAGCTTTCGGCGCCACCGGCCACCATCACATCAGCATCGCCCAGGGCGATCAGACGGGCGGCATCGCCGATAGCATGCGCGCCCGTTGAGCAAGCGGTGACGACGGAATGATTGGGACCCTTGAGGCCGAAGCGGATCGAGACCTGGCCGGAGGCAAGGTTGATCAGGCGACCGGGAATGAAGAAGGGGCTGATCCGACGCGGCCCTTTCTCATGCAGGATGATGGAAGCGTCGTAGATGCCGCCGACACCGCCAATGCCCGAGCCGATCAAAACGCCGGTGCGTTCCTGATCTTCCTGGGTCTTGGGCTCGACGCCGGCATCCTGAATAGCCTGGGTCGCCGCCGCCATCGCGTAGATGATGAACGGGTCGACCTTGCGCTGTTCCTTGGTGTCCATCCACTCATCTGGATTGTACTTGCCGTCGGCGTAGTCGCCGAGCGGCAAGCGATGAGCGATCTGGCAGGCGATATCGTCAACCTGGAATTCATCGATGCGCCGGGCCCCACTCTTGCCGGCCAATATATTGGCCCAAGTGGCTTCAACTCCGCATCCGAGGGGCGTAACGAGCCCCATTCCGGATACGACAACGCGACGCAATTCCATGTTGAACTATCCCCGCCGGTAATTAGCCGACAGCCTTGGTGAGAAAGGAAACGGCATCGCCGAAGGTCTGAATGCCTTCAGCAGCGTCGTCCGGAATCTCGACCGAGAATTCTTCTTCAAAGGCCATCACCAGCTCGACCTGGTCGAGAGAGTCAGCACCCAGATCGTCGATAAAGGAGGCCTTTTCGACAACCTTCTCGGCATCCACATTAAGGTGTTCCACAACGATCTTGCGGACCCGATCAGCGACATCGCTCATAGTTTGACTTCCCTTTTCGAAATCGACGTTTCGTTTCGCTTCTATTGGCGCAGTGCCAAATCTTCAAGCATCCAATTGGCTGATTAACCGGCAATGTAAGCGCGCTTTCGGGCGCCCGCAAGGCGATGTGCCAGTGATGCAATCGGGGCCGATTAGCACACTTGTCAAAGCTGCGCCATAAGCCAATGCCCCGGTTTTGGGCGGGTGAACGCCCTTTTTATATCATTGCCATGCCGCCGTTGACGTTGAGCGTATGGCCGGTGATGTAGCCCGCTGCGTCGCTGGCCAGAAAAACCGCGCAGGCGGCCACTTCCTGGGCTGTGCCCAGGCGATTGGCCGGGATGGTCGAGAGGATTCCCTCGCGCTGCTTGTCGTTGAGTTCGTCGGTCATGGCCGAGGCAATAAAGCCGGGGGCAATGGAATTGACGGTGATGTTGCGCGAGGCCACTTCGTGCGCCAGGGCCTTGTTCATGCCGATCAGTCCGGCCTTGGAAGCGGCATAGTTGCCCTGCCCCGGATTGCCCATGACACCCACGACCGATGAAATGCCGATGATGCGGCCAAAGCGCTGCTTCATCATTCCGCGCAGCACAGCACGATTGAGATGGAAGGCGGCGGTCAGATTGACGGCGATGACCTCATCCCACTCCTCATCCTTCATGCGCATGAAGAGATTGTCGCGGGTCATGCCGGCATTGTTGACGAGGATGTCGAGGCCACCCAGAGCAGCTTCGGCAGCCGGCACCAACTTGTCGACCTCGTCGAGCTTGGACAGGTTGCAGGGCAGAATCGGGCAATCCTTGCCGATGGCGGCGGCGGTGTCTTCGAGCGCGCCGACCCGGGTGCCGCTGAGGGCCACGGTGGCGCCGGCAGCGGCCAGGGCCTTGGCGATTTCCCGGCCAATGCCGCCGCTGGCGCCGGTGACGAGGGCGCGCTTACCAGTCAGATCAAACATTTAGTGGTCTCCGGTGGAGAAGTGATTCAGGTCGCAGGACCCGGAACAGGGATCAGGCCGAGAGCTCGGCCACGAAAGCATCGATATCGGCAGGGGTTGAGACGGCAGTGGCAACGGCTTCGGCATTGATGCGCTTGGCCAGGCCCGTGAGCACCTTGCCGGTGCCCAGTTCGGCCAGATGGGTGACGCCGCCCGGGCCGGTCAGCCAGGTGACGCTTTCGGTCCAGCGCACGACGCCCGTCACCTGCTCTACCAGGCGCCGGCGGATGTCGTCGGGATCGGTGATGGGGGCGGCCAGTACATTGGCGACCAGGGGCACGACCGGGGCATTGACGGTGACGTCGGCCAGGGCGGCCTGCATGGCCTCGGCAGCCGGCTGCATCAGGGCGCAATGAAAAGGAGCACTGACGGGCAGCAGCAAGGCGCGCTTGGCGCCCTTGGCCTTGGCGATCTCGACGGCGCGCTCGACGGCAGCGGTGGCGCCGGAAATGACGACCTGGCCCGGGGCATTGTCGTTGGCGACATCGCAGACGTCGTCACCGGCGGCTTCGGCAGCGACTTCGCGGGCGACTGCCAGATCAAGGCCGAGCAGCGCCGCCATGGTACCGTGACCGACAGGAACGGCCTTTTGCATGGCGAGGCCACGAATGCGCAGCAGACGCGCGGCGTCGGCCAGGGAGAATGAGCCGGCCGCACAGAGCGCCGAATATTCGCCCAGCGAGTGCCCGGCGACGAAGGCGGCGTGATCGACGAGGCGAATGCCCTTGGCCTGCAGTACCCGCATGATGGCGAGGCTGACGGCCATCAGCGCCGGCTGGGCGTTTTCGGTGAGACGCAGAATGTCGTCAGAGCCTTCGAACATGATGGCCGAGAGGCGCTGGCCCAGGGCCTCATCGACCTCCTGAAATACGGCGCGAGCCTCGGGATAGGCCGCAGCCAGATCCTTGCCCATGCCGACGGCCTGACTGCCCTGTCCGGGAAATGTGAATGCGCGCTTGGTCATGAAAGCCCTCCAGGATAGCAGTTAGACAGTCGGCACTGCCCCTGTCCAGTTGCCCGGCGTTTGCCTTGAGGGTGTGGCGGAGTCAAGGCGCGCAACGGGTTTCGCCCAGTTTAGCCTTGCTTCGCCGTGCCGGTTATCTTATAGCCGCGCCAGCAATTCGTTTGGCCGGGGGCTGAACGGAGGGTTTGTGCTTTGCACGAATAGGGTTTTGCCCGGCCTCCCGTGTTCCCGCTCTTTGCAAGACTGCTTTGACGCCCTTCCCGGCTTCAAGGAGGCTCCGCGCTAAGCGAACGCTGTGTTTAAACCACGAAGGAAGGCGCATTCATGGCCCTTTACGAACATATCTATCTGGCTCGCCAGGACGTTTCCCAGCAGCAGGTCGAAGAGCTGACCACGGCGCTGTCCGAGATCCTCGCCACCGGCGGCGGCAAGGTCACCAAGAACGAATATTGGGGCCTCAAGGGTCTCTCCTACCGCATCCGCAAGAACCGCAAGGCGCATTACACCCTGCTCAACATCGAGGCATCGCCCGCAGCGGTCGCTGAAATGGAGCGTCAGATGCGCATCAATGAAGACATCCTGCGTTTCATGACCGTCCGCGTGGACGAGCATGAAGAAGGCCCGTCTGCCATGATGGCAAAGCGCGACCGCGACGATACCCGCCCCGATCGTGGTGGCGAGCGTGGCGGTTTCTCCGCCGAACGCCGCCCGCGCCGTTTCTAAGACAAGGACCCCTACGCTATGGCAATCAAAGACCTTACAACCGCCCAGGCCCGCCGTCCTTTCCAGCGCCGCCGCAAGACCTGCCCGTTCTCGGGCGAAGGCGCGCCAAAGATCGACTACAAGGACGTGCGCCTGCTCTCGCGCTACGTTTCCGAGCGCGGCAAGATCGTCCCGAGCCGCATCACCGCCGTTTCGGCACTGAAGCAGCGTGAACTGGCCCGCGCCATCAAGCGCGCCCGCTTCATCGGCATCATGCCCTACGCCGTCGCCTAATTCGGTCGGGCTGGCTTAGGCCAGCCCCTCCACCCTATCGGTGCCCTAACCGGCACATCGCTGGGGCGAACGGAATGGTCCGACGCTCCTAACCGTCCGTGAGACGGGACAGCCACAAGGAATTCCCCCATGAAAGTCATTCTTCTCGAGCGTATCGCCCGTACGGGTTCGATCGGCGACGAAGTCACAGTGAAGGACGGCTTTGCCCGTAACTTCCTGCTGCCACAGGGCAAGGCCCTGCGCGCCACCGAGAACAACCGCAAGAAGTTCGAAGGCGAACGTGCCAATATCGAAAAGCGCAATGAAGACCGTCGCAACGCTGCCTCGGGCATTGCTGAAGGCCTGAACGGCACCACCGTGACGATGATCCGTCAGGCTGGCGAAACCGGCCAGCTTTATGGTTCGGTCGCCTCGCGCGATATCGTCGAAGCCCTGGCCGAGAGCGGCTTTACCGTGCAGCGCAGCCAGGTTGACCTGGTTGACCCGATCAAGTCGGTCGGCCTGCACAGCGTGTCGCTGAACCTGCATGCCGAAGTTGCCGTGACCATCACCGTCAACGTCGCCCGTTCGGCCGACGAAGCCGCCCGCCAGGTTGCCGGCGAAGATGTGACCGTGACGGTCTATGAAGACGACGTCGATGGCGATTTCGCCGCCGGCCAGAAGGACGCCAAGCAGGACGACCGCTTCGACGACGAAGCCTAGGCCCCGCAAACGCCCCTCAGGAATTGAAAGGCCGGGCGCTTTGCCCGGCCTTTTTATTTGGGCCGACGCGCCGACTCGGCGCATTATTGCCGCCTTGTCCAATGCAAGCTCAGGCGGTCACAATCCCCGTTGTTCACAGAGTTAACCGGCGGCGGTTACGGGCCTTAACCAATCGCGAACCGGCTGGCCGTTAGGAATCGACTCCGGCCACGTGACGGTTAAGACACGTTAACGTTTTACCCGAGGGACCCATGGCAGAGATCGCACGGCTTCATCCGACCGAAGACAAGTCGTTCCGCCTCGCCCCGCACAATGTGGAGGCCGAGCAGGCGCTGCTGGGCGCCGTGCTGATCAACAATGACGCGTTCTACCGGGTGTCGGACTTTCTCGAGCCGGTGCATTTCTACGAGCCCATCCATCGCGACATCTATGAGCTGGTGGGCAAGATCATCCGTGCCGGCAAATCGGCCGATCCCACCACGATCAAGACCCACCTGCCCGAGCAATTGCTGCCCGACGTGACGATGGCGCAGTATCTGGCGCGCCTGGCGGCCGAAGCCACCACGGTGATCAATGCCGCCGATTACGGCCAGGCCATCTATGACCTGGCGATCCGGCGCAACCTGATCCTGGTCGGCGAGGAAATGGTGCAGGTCGCCTACGAATCGGACGTGGAGCTGACGCCCAACAAGCAGATCGAAAAGGTGGAAGGCGAGCTGTTCCAGCTGGCCGAAAAGGGCCGCTATGACGGCGGCTTCCTCAACTTCTCGACAGCGCTGAGCGCCTCGATCCAGATGGCCGGCGAAGCCTATCAGCGCGATGGCGGGCTCTCGGGCGTCGCCACGCTGCTCGATGACCTCGATCGGCAGATGGGCGGGTTGCAGCGTTCCGACTTGATCATCCTGGCCGGGCGTCCGGCCATGGGCAAGACCTCGCTCGCCACCAATATCGCCTTCAACGTCGCCAAATCCTATAAATCCGAGGTGCAGCCGGACGGCCACCTCAAGACGGTCAATGGCGGCATAGTCGGGTTCTTCAGCCTCGAAATGAGTTCCGAGCAGCTGGCCACCCGTGTGCTGGCTGAGCAGGCCGAGATTTCCTCATCCGACATCCGGCGCGGCCGCATCCATGACAGCCAGTTTTCCAAGCTGGTCGATGTCAGCAACATGATGAGTGCCATTCCGCTCTATATCGACGATACCGGCGGCATCAGCGTGGCCCAGCTGGCAGCGCGGGCGCGCCGGCTGAAGCGGCAGAAGGGCCTCGATTTTCTAGTGGTCGACTATCTGCAGCTGCTGACCGGCTCGAGCAAGGCCTCGAGCCAGAACCGCGTGCAGGAACTGACCGAAATCACCACGACCCTCAAGGCGCTGGCCAAGGAGCTCGAGATCCCCATCGTGGCGCTGTCGCAGCTGTCACGCCAGGTCGAATCGCGCGATGACAAGCATCCGCAGCTTTCCGATCTGCGCGAATCGGGGTCTATCGAGCAGGACGCCGACGTGGTGCTGTTCGTTTACCGCGAAGAATACTATCTCAAGAACAAGGAGCCCAAAGAGGGCACGCCAGAGCACATGACCTGGCAGGGGGAAATGGAACAGGTGCACGGTAAGGCCGAAGTGATCATTGCCAAGCAGCGCCATGGCCCCACGGGTACGGTTCAGTTAAGCTTTGAGGCGCAGTATACGCGCTTCGGCAATCTGGCACGGGCCGACTACCTGCCAGAGCGTATGGAATAGGCATGGCGTTGACGTCTGGGCTTGGCGGGCAACTCAGTATCGATCTCGGGGCGCTGGCCCGAAACTGGCGGGCCCTCGACAAGGTCAGTGCCGGCGCGCTGACCGGTGCCGTGGTCAAGGCGGACGCCTATGGCACCGGCATTACCGTGGCCAGCAAGGCGCTGCATGCCGCCGGCGCGCGGTTCTTCTTCGTGGCCACGCCCGATGAAGGTATCGCGGTGCGCGCCGCCGTGCCGGAAGCCCATATCTTCGTGATGAACGGGCTCTATCCGGGCGCCGCCAATCTCTACATCCGCCAGAACCTGATGCCGGTGCTCTGTTCGGTGGAGATGCTGGAGGAATGGCTGGCCAAGTGCCTCGAGCGCAACGAGGCCTATCCGTCCGCCTTCCACTTCGATACCGGCATCAACCGTCTGGGCTTCCGCCTCAACGAGGCCGGGTTCGTGCGCGAGCGCATCGAGACGCTGGGCTATGCCCCGCAGATGCTGATGAGCCACCTGGCCTGTGCCGACCAGCCCAATCACGAGAAGAACCGCACGCAGCTGGCGCTGTTCGGCTCGGTGATGGCGCAGTTTCCCGGCATTCCGGCATCGCTGGCCAATTCGGCCGGGCTGATGAGCGGGCGCGACTACCATTTCCAGATGGTGCGGCCGGGCATCGCGCTTTATGGCGGCCGGGCGGTGAACGGGCGCAAGAACCCGATGGCGACCGTGGTGACGCTGCATGTGCCGATCCTGCAGGTCAAGGAAGCCCGGACCGGCGAGACCGTCGGATATGGAGCCAGCTACAGCCTGTCGCGCGACAGCCGGCTGGCCATTGTCAGCCATGGCTATGCAGACGGGTTTTTCCGGAGTCTTTCCGGGACCAATTCGCGGCCGGGCGGCAAGGTGGCGATCCGTGGCAAGCTCTGTCCCGTGATCGGCAAGGTGTCGATGGACCAGATCGTGGTCGATATCACAGAACTGGGCGCCGATATCCCCAGCCCCGGCGAAGGCGCCGAAGTGCTCGGGGCCAATATCAGCGTCGATGACCAGGCCGATGCGGCCGGTACGATCGGCTATGAGGTACTGACGGCGCTCAAGGGCCGCTATAACCGCAATTATGTGGGCGACGGCAAGCTGCCACCGGAATAAGTTCGCGCTTTGTTCTTGTGCATCAAGCCTGATGCAGTATGATCGCGCGCGATGATGGGCGGCGCGATGGGCTGCCGTCCGCTTCGTGAAAGGTATGTCTTGGCCAAGTCCCGTTCGTCCTTCGTCTGCCAATCCTGCGGCGCGACCACCACCCGCTGGCAGGGGCGATGCGATGCCTGCGGCGAGTGGAACACCATTGTCGAGGAAATGACCGATTCCGGGGTCGGCGCAGGGCCAAAGTCGGCCAAGGCCGGCAGCCGGCCGGCCAATCTGGTGCCGCTGTCGGGCGAGACGGAAAGCGCCGCCCGCGTGGTCAGTGGCATTGCCGAGCTGGACAGGGTGACCGGAGGCGGCTTCGTCATGGGATCGGCGCTGCTGGTGGGCGGCGATCCCGGCATCGGCAAATCGACGCTGCTGCTGCAGGCGGCGGCCGCGCTGGCCAATCTGGGACGGCGCGTCGTCTATGTGTCGGGCGAGGAAGCGGTGGCGCAGGTGCGGTTGCGGGCGCAGCGGCTGGGGCTGGGCGAGGCGCCGGTGCTG
This sequence is a window from Devosia beringensis. Protein-coding genes within it:
- the pdxA gene encoding 4-hydroxythreonine-4-phosphate dehydrogenase PdxA; amino-acid sequence: MQKPLAISMGEPAGVGPDIALQLYARRAELNLPAFCLFGHADFLAARAARLGLDIAFAAVGPDGAMAAFAEALPIAAIDGNVPDQPGQSSPLSGHAVIASIEAAVAATLRGSCRALVTGPIHKSALYQAGFKHPGHTEFLAALCAQGGKPKLPVMMLAHGGLRAVPVTIHVPIRDVPDLLTKALIVETVRVVAHDLRQRFGIANPQIAVAGLNPHAGEGGSIGREDLEIVGPAVSQLQFEGLGVTGPVPADTLFYPPHWAQYDAVVAMYHDQALIPIKTVAFEDAVNVTLGLPIVRTSPDHGTAFDLAGTGRASPKSFLAAIELADAMTANQ
- the rsmA gene encoding 16S rRNA (adenine(1518)-N(6)/adenine(1519)-N(6))-dimethyltransferase RsmA, with product MSQIDNLPPLREVIAEHGLRAKKELGQNFLLDLNLTARIARVGGSLEGVRVIEVGPGPGGLTRALLAEGAREVIAIERDARALPALAQIAEAYPGRLTVISGDALEMDYRTLADGPTRIIANLPYNIATPLLTGWLTLDPWPSFFESLTLMFQREVAERICAQPSEDPYGRLGVLAGWRSDARMAFNVSREAFVPSPNVTSTVVHLVPKAVDADIAVKHVEQITKAAFGQRRKMVRQSLKATGVPVEGLLAAAGITGSERAEDLPIAVFLAMARALPELRRAQGQG
- the gmk gene encoding guanylate kinase, giving the protein MEFQRRGVMLVIASPSGAGKSSISRALFGADPNIRLSVSATTRARRTDEVDGKHYHFVDVATFKRMQADGEMLESAEVHGNFYGTPRAHVEEQLAAGNDILFDVDYQGTLQLYRNSRKDMVTVFILPPSIKELRARLERRAQDSVGTIETRLRNARIEMEHFAEYDYVIVNEDLEASTQRVRSILVSARLERERQINLNSFVKDLQNQIDSL
- a CDS encoding YicC/YloC family endoribonuclease yields the protein MSHALASMTGYARATGAVQGASFTCEIKSVNSRGLDVRMRLPPGFDALESEIRQLISKMVSRGSITCNLAIEREGAGGHVRLNQQALDTVLAAIAELGSRLVAAPPSLDGILALPGVLEQRDQPLTAAAEDSLGIAIMDAVSRALVDLVLARRQEGNRIAIVLLDRLAEIEALIAQAETHPARSREVIMARLRQQIADLAVDVSLSEDRLAQEALLLATKADIREELDRLAAHLASARQLIAGGGAVGRRLDFLSQEFNREANTLCSKSNAVELTAIGLDLKAAIDQLREQVQNIE
- the mltG gene encoding endolytic transglycosylase MltG, with the translated sequence MNDSKARRPRRRSRNGFVDILNGLLTLLVLGLLLAGGAFLYGASQFYGDGPLGEETVFRVESGSGLGSIATRLEEQGLISNRYIFQLGGRALERAAALKAGDFRIPPGASMDDILIELTEGNPIRYAVTIPEGWSTFEVLQRVNANENLIGEVASLPPEGSVLPGSYDYVPGDTRQSVIDRMQAAMTTALAEVWASRQADLPIETPEELLVLASIVERETGVATERPQVAAVFVNRLREGMRLQSDPTIIYGITKGEAPLGRGLRRSEIEAQTEYNTYQIDGLPPTPIANPGIEALQAVANPDSHDYLYFVAKGASPSEGHVFAETYAEHRQNVAQYRKLADEAEAARQALEDEEAGEEADAPAAQ
- the fabF gene encoding beta-ketoacyl-ACP synthase II, with protein sequence MRRVVVSGMGLVTPLGCGVEATWANILAGKSGARRIDEFQVDDIACQIAHRLPLGDYADGKYNPDEWMDTKEQRKVDPFIIYAMAAATQAIQDAGVEPKTQEDQERTGVLIGSGIGGVGGIYDASIILHEKGPRRISPFFIPGRLINLASGQVSIRFGLKGPNHSVVTACSTGAHAIGDAARLIALGDADVMVAGGAESCVNRLALAGFAACRALSTGFNDNPTAASRPYDKDRDGFVMGEGAGIVVLEDYERAKARGAKIYGEIIGYGLSGDAYHITAPSEDGDGGFRCMQAAIKRAGITPADIDYINAHGTSTPLGDEIELGSVTRMLGDAAPNVAMSSTKSAVGHLLGAAGSVEAIFSLLAMRDNIAPPTLNLDNPSVETVINLVPKTAFKKEINVALSNSFGFGGTNATLVMRKVH
- a CDS encoding acyl carrier protein, with the translated sequence MSDVADRVRKIVVEHLNVDAEKVVEKASFIDDLGADSLDQVELVMAFEEEFSVEIPDDAAEGIQTFGDAVSFLTKAVG
- the fabG gene encoding 3-oxoacyl-[acyl-carrier-protein] reductase yields the protein MFDLTGKRALVTGASGGIGREIAKALAAAGATVALSGTRVGALEDTAAAIGKDCPILPCNLSKLDEVDKLVPAAEAALGGLDILVNNAGMTRDNLFMRMKDEEWDEVIAVNLTAAFHLNRAVLRGMMKQRFGRIIGISSVVGVMGNPGQGNYAASKAGLIGMNKALAHEVASRNITVNSIAPGFIASAMTDELNDKQREGILSTIPANRLGTAQEVAACAVFLASDAAGYITGHTLNVNGGMAMI